TTGAAATCGCTTCACCACTGTTTCGTTTGTAACAGATTCAAACAACTCCTTTTCAATATAACATACTAAACAATCACTTAGAAACTCATCTCCAATTCGGTTACGTGTAGCTGTCTTCACTAATTTCATTGCAGAAAAGCACCTTTCAACACTTGCAGTAGCAACAGGCAATGTTAAAACCAACTTCAAGAGCCTATAAACTAAAGGATGTACAAGGTGCTTTTTTGTTTCCACCAGCAGACGAGAAAGATCTCCAAGATTCTTCAAATTCTTAAACCGTTCATCGTTTTTTATATTATCAATGTAGATTCCAAGATGGTGTTCCATAGATAGACACTCTCCAAAACTAAAATCATCAGGATAGAACTTAACCAATCTCAAAAGCTTAGACTTATCAAACTCACGGAAGGAATTGGCAGGACTTAAAGAAGCCATGCAAATAAGCAAATCAGTGTTTACCTCAGTAAATCGATCATTAAGCTCTTGAAGTTGCAAATCCATAACAGCGTAGAAACAATTAACCTTGTAATGATGCAGATTGGTTACACCAGTTTTTTTCCTTGGCCTCCGTAAATCCACAAATTCTTCATCCATCACAAGCATAGTAGCTTTATTCTTTTCGCAGAATGATGAAACTTTACCGATTAGCAAATCCCATCCATCTTCTCGAAATTTTTGCAACTCACGTTTAGTTGAATCTACAAGTGACATGGCATTTGAAATATCTTGATTCTTCATTTGCAAAGCCATTGACAGATTCTCAGTTACTCCCAAAATAAACAGCATCAACTGCAAATAGAACACACAATCGAATGTGTGAAAATACTTGAGAAGACCATATGCTTGACATCTTTTTGAGTCATCAGCGCCTTCATCTTGAACACTTTCAAGGATTTCAATGACTGAAGGAAACAACTCAACCAGACGCAGCAAAGTCTTATAATGAGAACCCCAACGAGTATTTCCAGGCCTTGGAAGAGAAATCTCTTGATTTTGTCCCGTTCCAGTGTTAATGTCACCACTGTCAATCCCTTCCTCCACCCTCTTCCGATTCATATCAAGAAGTGTATCTTTCCTCTTGCAAGAAGCCACAACCACATTCAGCAAAGTCGAAACCATGTCAAAAAAATTACTAACTTCAAAGCTCTTTTTCGCAACTGCCACCACAACTAGCTGAAGTTGATGAGCAAAACAATGTACATAATAGGCTGAACTATTTTCTCTAGCAACCAATGCTCTCAGCCCATTAAACTGTCCCTTCATATTGCTTGCTCCATCATAACCTTGTCCTCTCAACTGTTTTAGGCTCAATCCATGTTTTGCAAACAAGTCATCAACTGCAGATTTCAGAGATAAAGAAGACGTTTCTTTTACATGAGTAACTCCCACAAATCTCTCTTTAACTAATCCACTTTTATCAACAAACCGAAAGACAACAGCCATTTGCTCTTTGTTAGAAACATCTGCAGACTCATCGACCATCAAACCGAACACTCCATGATCGATTTCTTCCATGATAGATTTCAGTACTTCTTGAGCAAAACAATGTACAATATCTTTCTGAATCACTTGAGAAACCATCTGATTATTTTTTGGAGCGTTCTCCAAAATAACCTTACTTACAGCGTCATTTTGTTCTCCTGTATACTTCAAAAGCTCTACAAAGTTTCCTTTATTAGCAGAATCTTTTCCTTCATCATGACCGCGGAAAGGTAATCCTTGTCGTAACAAGTACCTAGAAGCATCAACTGAAGCATTTAACCGGATGCGATATTCATTTTTCACCACATCGTCTTGCTTATAAAAAGCATGCACAATTGACTGACCTTGATTCATCAAATCATCACATCTCTTAACAGCAATATTATGAAAGCTATTAATTCCACCTACATGCTCAGATAAAGCCTCGGGTTTTTTCCAACAAGAAAAACCTTCAGTCACAAAAGCATAATTTCCACCTTGTTTTGGTATGTCATCTCTGAACAAATAGCAACACAAACAGAATGCTTTATCTTTGGAGACGCTGTACTCTAGCCAATTACCATACTTCTCAAACCAAGCTGGATTAAACCGCCTCATTGTTGTTCCAAACTTCTTCTTTTGAAAAACATGACCATAGGGCTGACAAGGACCTCTAGTTAAATATTTCCGCCTTACTTCGTCTTTTTGATTCGGAAGATACTGCGATATCTTTTTTCTTTCAGCTGGATCCCATGGCAAAGAATCCAAATCATCAGAGTTATCCAATTTATCCAAATTTCTTTTAGAATCTGAAGCACTCGTTTTGTTATAATATCGCTCCATTTATCTGCAAATCAGTAGAAAtagtatattattataaagTCAATTACATTAAGACTTTTAACATGTTACTAAACTAAACACAATTCATCATATTTAGCTAATCAGTTTTTCACgttaaaatcaaaatcatatataataatattggaTGAGTCTAAAATTATTCTACATTAACATCACAAGTCACAACCTTAAAGCATATCATTAGACAATTTTGGGATAGAAAGCAATAAAAAGAGAATCaaacaaacatttaaaatagatataatcatataaactaattaaataaatagaaaaaaaaaacttacatggACAGAAAATTTCGCGAGTGATTCTAGCCGGTGGAAAAAAATTGCAGGGGAAGAAGACGACAGAAGAAGTTGAGAAGACGTAGACCTAGTTGATTTTCCTAAAACAAATATccatattttctatttatttaataaaaactgtttttatttaaaatggatTAGATCTGCTAAACTAAATAAAGCCCAATTCACTAAAATATGAGATTGTAGATATAAaaacttttgttttatatttatatgaattagaatatttttagttatggTAATTATTTAGAGTATAGGGGGCAAAgaaataatataacaacatgGGCATAACTTCAATTTGTTATAAAACTaaactaattttaatattttcatggTAGGCAATTGCCCCCCCAACCCACAACGTACCTCCGCCTCTGACTCTGTGTTTGCTTTTGTAAAAGCTATGGTATGTACTGTCCAAGACATTAGCTGAAAACGCAGCGTGGAAGTTCGCGAAAGAGAACGATATGCAGTTGGTTTCGATAAACGCAGCAATGGTGATTGGTCCTCTTTTACAGCCAACACTCAACACTAGTGCTGCTGCAGTATTAAGCTTGATCAAAGGTAGAGAAAAAGCATTTGTTTGATTCAGACGTTTACTAAGCTTGAACGTTGGTTTACGTCTTCAGGAGCACAGACGTTTCCTAATGCGACATTTGGGTGGGTTAACGTTAAAGATGTAGCAAACGCTCATATTCAAGCGTTTGAGAATCCAGATGCTAATGGAAGATACTGTTTAGTGGAGAGAGTTGCTCATTACTCTGAAGTTGTTAACATTTTGCATGATCTTTACCCTGATTTTCAACTCCCTGAGAAGTAAGTCTTTCTTTTAATGTCAGAAACAGAGCAACTCTGTTTTTTCTTTATAGAACTTGTTAATTATAGACAGGATCTTTGTAAAGAATccattgaattttttaaatttcaggtGTGCAGATGAAAAGATATTCATTCCAACCTACAAAGTGTCTAAAGAGAAAGCAGAGTCTCTTGGGGTTGAGTTTGTGCCATTGGAGGTTAGCATAAAGGAGACAGTTGAGAGTTTGCAAGACAAAGGGTTTATCAGATTCTGAGTTTCAAGCCAGAACAAGACTTGGATgtgtttgtgtttctttttttttctatttggtggttgttatttttttccttaaatttaAATCTGAGTGCATGTTGCATATTGACATTTTGAAAGTTTGTTTTTGCACCATTTGGGACTGATGGAATAAACTATTTTGTTCTCATTGGAATTTGTATTTGCAGCTAATTGCCTAACAAGTGATGAGTCTATCTATGTCAGCCAGTGATATATGCTCATTATTATCACCTTTGTTCTATGTACAAATGTTTTCACGATGAGGAATAAGTAACAACAATAAGATAGTATCTTCTGAGATTTAAGTTTTACTCAAccaaataatatgatttttgtgtgtgtttgcagtgtcttatgaaacaaaataaaaataaaaggaggATAATCATTAGAGGATCCGGTTGCTATCATCTTTCATCTTGATTCCTCCGACCATGTTTGCTGCTCATTTTCTCACACAATCCTTAATTTTTCCTGCATATTCCAATACATTTTCAATATTCAAGAAACTGAAACTACTCTTCTAGATTTCTATACTAATGTACAACTGCTTGCCCTCTTGATCATCTCTTACCTTTGAGGTGAATTTGACAGTTGTTGTGCAGCATTTCCTTTAATTCCCTTGGATATATATCCACAATTATGGAAGGTAATAGTTCACTTTTATGTAGCATACTAATACTTTTAGTTACCAGTTTGTTCCCATTTATTAAGCTTTACTATCCAAGTCCTAGGAGTAGCCTCTGTTGCCAGAACCTGATCAGTCCAAATCGGAAACTTCTTGTCCTTTTTGTCTCCATGGTTCTTCCCAAGCTCATCAATGGTGTCTCTGAGAGATTTTTCAGCACCATATGGATGAACAAAGACACCACCAGGATGCTAGTGGTGTTTTTTGACAAAATAGATCATATTATCATTCGCTAATTAGTCTCTCACTCTCTTGGATATAGTTAGATTTGATGATAAAGAGAGAAACAAGGGTTATCTATACTCACACATGAAGCTTTGAGACTTGCTACGTATGCCTCACAGTTCTCAACTTCCCCTCTTCGATCTCCATCTCCCATAGAACAAGAAAAAATTGACAAATCAGACCCGGGTTGACATCATTGTCAACAGTGTCAACTACCCTGAAAGGGTATTCTCTTAATTATAGTTTATTGTAGGTATATGAGACCTAAATACTCTAAATAATTTAACATCAATCTGGTAATACAACACCAAAGGAAATTGAGACCACGCCTCTCTTATCCCTATTTTCTGAAGTCTAATCTCTCAATGACCTtcctaaatattattttctttttgaattatttttaattcgaAATGTTAGCTGATTACATTTTTACCCTTCATTACTAATTTCTCTAtacattaaaatagaagtcactttagtgatttctgctgagTTGGCACTCATATAGAGCTTCTCAGAAAAAacgttataattctattggctggtttttttgaattttttttttttcatttattttaatcaatcacttatgtagacaagcccaaaactattgtcgatttcgttaagcccaCATATAGCTAgggataataattatcgatttagtttagccttgggtacccgttcgggttcgggtcggatatttcagattttcgggtatttcgatatagaggtgtagaacccgttcgggtatttatgtacttcgggtcgggttcggatatttttagttcggattcggttatttcggatatcgttcggatatttagattttgaaaaaaaaattaaaatttttatttctcaagtttcttatatttaaaaatataactttcaattaactatttttttatttttaatagattgaatagttaatagatttggacataacattttaaaactaaaaatgcattaatttagttatttttttttaaatttcggatgtaactttttgttaattttttaaataaaaaacttgacatgcattttaagtgagtagcaaatcatttttttcgtaattgtatgtatatcatatgaacttaaagtatgtgtagtatcaatataaatatttttatataaaatgagagatgtaaactagaaatataaggttaattatacatatgttcggttatcttcggatatccattcgggttcaggtattatccgttcgggttcggatatccaatctctccttattcaatacccgttcgggtattttgctacttcggttcggatttcagttagggttttcggatcgggttcgggtgccacttcggatatcgggtaaagtgcccacccatactaattaggttgtttgtttttaataacttacctttctaatatgaaTTACTTGCGCAacttgaaatcattaaatatgcaaataacttattgacaaaatttgtttttaataacttacctttctaatatagattacttgcgcaagttgaaatcattaaatatgcaaatcacttattcacaatatggattacttgcgcaagttgaaatcattaaattttatcgatttagtttacccttgggcaagatttagaattaagacaaatattaaaaactttctttattattcaaacggtaaacttgcgcatgttgatatcatatttattatattgcttacaaaatattttaatgtttctaattaggttgtttgtttttaataacttacatttctaatatggattacttgcgcaagttaaaatcatatcatatgcaaatcattttttgacaatacacatttaatatctttctttaaatgattttattatttactgtgcaaaatattaaaatcattaatatgagaataaatcgactgtatatatataggagacatCCAAagtcttaaaatacaaacattctctttttattctttaaagtactattcacaaatctctcctctcatactattaaggtattacgacaatgctgcttgtgtgctaagaaaaatgtgtttagacgcaaaggctCCTCATCTTTAGAACCTTCAACTCAACTCTTTGTGTCTTGTCTCCAAAAAGCATGTCTGGTCTATCTTTTCCATGTGTTGAATACTGGTAACGACAATATGGTCTTCCTTTTTTATATGGAGACCAGGTCGTGAGAGTGATATTGATCCAGAAAACCTTGATTGAACATGCTGAGAAGCTTCGCCAAGTTAAAGcagttcttgaagaggttctttagtactttctctctctttgttgaatattgtccgggaaagtattacatagtatcatttagtaatactatcttatatcattttttttttgaatatactatcttataagaaagctagcattatgcattttttatttaattcatgagaTCATTTTCTCACAGCAGAGAACCTTTTGGAATGGCGCAGGGAGGAAATTTCTCAGAGATATACAGGAAGGTTCAACTGAAGCCGCTGAAGTGGGATGGTGAAGGCGAAGAAGAAAGACATGTAGAGGCccttatgattcttaaatacggCGGTGTTCTAACTCACGCTGGTAGAAAACAGGTGTTTACATAGTCTACCATTTAATTtgtcattgttatatatatatgttttccaaatatgaaagaattgtttaacttattgacgttgaacatcacttgccatataatctaacgaatattacaaataacaatttatggaaactattctcgaaattattgaaagactaataatgttttatttattacttttaatatttataacctataaaataaaatgaacgaaattttatataagataattataatagttttatcctctacttgatgaactgtgttcgaatataattatataataactattttaaatattacaaaatccaaaaatgtttattaatattatttttaaattatttatcgttgtttaaagaataaatttatcattattttaaaataatttataaaatgcttacaaaatgcaaggcaaagttgcactttcaagagttaagtcgagatctggattaaaaatcctaataactggtaaagaaTGGAAGCCGAAGACAAAAAcattgaatgttgtctacaaacaaaattttcagaatattccgtagtcacggtacgtaattttaatctactttttttcaaatacaaattttaaaatatataaactgttacaattatttattttttgtatttgccaAATGGAttgtgatgagttaggagaccgatgacggtatgtcaatttaatattatttcatgttcaaaaaaatttagaaatttataaatctatcaaataatgttaatcCGTCAGATTGcttacataatttatttaattttttgcacgTTTCTAATTGAATCtgctttctttatcgagaaatgtacttcataatttatattatttatggataatattttgattttttatatttttttttaatatgtttacataaatgtttgtttagtatttatggaaaaataatattattcacctaaataaagaattacgacacatatacaatacaattctaattaatgataatataaaatccgttacttctaaaactatacactatttatttcatttttttaaatgaaagtatcttcttaaacacacaaaatattttgtgacgttgcaattatatatacacacaataTCTGCCTCTTCATACTAACGTTATTGTGTTCCCTCTCGTCCATCTCAAATATTGACTACCACCTTTTTTCCATGACTGATGAATTCTCCCAAAGACGGTGGTACTATGTTGtaaaatctgttacttctaaaaactatataatatttattccatattttaaattttcttatgcCCGCACGGGGTACGGACCGGTCACctagtttaaatattaaaaaccagattcatttttatttactttctcatttttttcttttcttttctttctatcactCTCCCTCCTGATggtttctctcttcctctctccaacttttttgaatctggtttcttcttctttcttcttcaacatCAAATCCGATAGTGAACTCTAAGATTAGATCCAGAAACCTGAAGAAGAAACAGATTTGTGGTGCCTCACAGCCTGATGTGGCGACGTTGAAGGggacaaaaatgaaaacagaTTTGCGGTGCCTCACGATTTGGGGTTTTTATTGGCCTCATATTTTCAATTTAGGGTTGTAAATTAAGATTATGGGTTTTGTATGATTATGGTTCTTATTGTTCTCTATAGatctgggttttttttttttatgatttgggGATTTTATTGTTCTTGTTCCCCCTTTGCAAAgtatgtttcatttttttttattttttttcagatctggatccaGTATTACTAACTCAGTCGAATTTGGTATAACTAACTAACTAAGTTGTACTTAGTATTATGCAATATAACCAGTAGAACTTAGTCGAACTCGGTATAACTAACTTAGTAGTAGTACTTAGTAGTCCTTAGTAGTACTCAGTACAATCGGTATAATTCGGTATAACTACACTTGGTAGTACTAAGTATAACTCAGTAAAACTCGGTATAACTATACTCAGTAGTACTAAGTATAACTCGGTATAACTCGGTATAACTACATTCAGTAGTACTCAGTATAACTCACTATAACTCGGTATAACTACATTCAGTAGTACTCAGTATAACTCAGTATAACTTAACATCAATATTACTCTGTAGAACGAAGTATAATCTAGTACAACTAAGTAAAACTATACAGTATAATGTAGTATccgaaatttgaaaattttgaaaatttgaaaatttaaaaattttaaaatttgaaatttgaatttcgaactttttatgatttaaattaatgatttcgaaaatataaaaggGCAAAATCGGATATTCATATTTCATTAAATCAATGAGAATATAAGAGATTTGAAAAGTCCATAGGAGATTGTCTCTGCCACAAATGGAGGCGTGGGAGAAGTTGGCTCGAAATTCACGTAGATAACTTTACTTTTTGTCCTCGAGCTACGCGCGAACTAAATAAGAAGACCAACTTTTTAAAGAGTTTTCATGTGGATTTCttataataaaagaaacaaaaaaacttgatcaataaacaaaaaagatttgatcgataaataaaaattgagttATCATACAAAAACTTCAAATAAATCCTTTAGAACCTCATATTCTCATAGTGAAACGAACTTTacattttataacaaattttattaaaatattaatattttgtttgtgtGAGAAATTTTATAGAATTCTCATCTATGAGGTTACTTTAAGTGCAGTATATACAAACAAGTGAACAACGAGATCTTAAAGTGGCAACGACGGACGTGAACCGGCGCCAGATTTGTTTGCCTTAGAGTATACAATGAATTCATCTAAAATGCTGTAAATGATGGCTGAGAGCCAGAGAAACCACATAAGAAGAAGGACAAGAGCAAACGTCGCGCAAACCACAGAGATCAGCATGAGAGCGGCTAGACCGCCGAAGAGATGACTCGTGTGTCCGGAGAGTCTGGGGGCTATCCCGGGCCGTAGCCCCACGTCTATGGCTTCACGGACGCGAAGAACCGCGTAGAACAAAGCGAATacacaaaaactcaaaaatgcTGCTTTATGTGTTTCTAAAACAGAGGACTGTTGGTTTATTAGTTGGAGTAGTCCTATAAGTCCAGCGTTGACCATTACGATGACTTTGTGTACTGCGGTGGAGTATGTGGTGAACTTTACCGCTTCATCGTCGGAGATTGGGAGGGTTTGGTTAACGGCGGAGACCGCATCCATATTTTGTATCTTCTCTGTTttattcctttttcttttcttgatctTTGAACTTTATATCTATGTGATGATTTTATAAGCGCAGGAATCTGAGAGCTGAGCAGCTGAGCAGCTGAGCAGCTGAGCAGCTGATCATTTATCTGCATGGAAGGATGACCGTCCGATGAGCTACGTGCGCAACCATCATTATCTCTCACCGACCAGCATAGCCCGGGCCCACACGCACATTTTTTCGTGTTTTTCCTCAACACATGatgtaaaaaatagaataacatgttgtaagaaaaaaagtaactaTGTATAATAGTtcatgtattttaatggatttaggAATACAAATTAAACATAGTGTTATTgattctatgattttaaaatttatattaaaatcatGGTTAAtggtttaatgatttataaattttaattcaaatcaaGAGTTAAtggtttaatgatttataaattctaattcaAATCAAGTTTTATTTAATCAAACATATTTACTAATGAATTTGATTCATAACAGAATTGAATGAATTTGTAAAGATCTATTTGTTAAAAGTATAAAGATTCAAATCCGAGAAAACttttcatattttgtaaatactaattaaaattcatatattagattataaaatttgtatcttttactcaaatttgtaaatattatatagatttctaaatcaaatgaaatatataaactaataacacTTCCAAAAAATATGAGTCTCATGCCCATTTAAAATCTCATATTTAGAAAAAGTATACAAATAAAGCGAAAATATTAGAAAAGTAGCATAACAACTTATACACCTTTTTTTATGACCAGGGGTATATGGCAGATCGGACCCCAACCAACTAATTTTTTGAAAGCATGTTCACCGGCACTAGACAGATCTTCTTGCTAAAATGAGAACTAAATACCACTAGATCACGATCTACGCAACCGCacgtgtttttgtttttatttatttttatataaatattttgttttcaattctaaattggtatatattagaatatatatgtgtctatcaatttttaaaacataataagtttacggtatatgtttttcattgaatagattgtttcaaactttcacatgtatttgtatcttcttctatatatatatatatatatatatttggattattatttcattattaaaatcgtaactatatatataaagattagtaaaatattgttttatgtcatattcaaagatattgtaaaatttcacaaatttagaaagtttttaaaaaattaaaaatttcgcttcatagatttatattatcgaataaataatttaacatttattttttgtttaatttttaaaataaaatatatagtttaaaatttgttttcattggtttaaggtagtaaatattaatcattgttatataatataatttttgttatttaaagaaaaatcttaataatttaaaagttaacattgataaatatttagatatttaacatatggaggtatagtattagaacattaaattatatctatttaatttgtactatctataaatccaatggatcatctattgtttaaattcaattattgatagctcAATAAAAGTTTATGGTAGgccaaaaatttaaatgataagattagagattaaatgtaacaacattttctaggaatatgtccattagatccattttttaaaaaaaatcacacatgaatcaaagttgtgacttctgttttaatatataagatgttacTTGGCCACACAAAAAGATGAATCTGAGATAGTAAGTTTCAAACCTGGGGTGATTAGCACCTTTCCAAATTTGCCTTACCACTTTACCACGCTTAATACACATTTTTGTACATCCAAATTTATAGTAGATTAACTAGCCTAAGAAAATTAACCGAGAACCAAAACCTGAACCAGAAAGAACCAGAAAAACGAGGACGTTGTGTATTTTGAGAGAATTTGAATTGTAATACCCCGGTTGGTTGTATATagaaaggcttaagagaattgatttggctacctatatCACCAAAGTACGCTTAccttttccgtcacacatccgtttagaactccaggGTTAAGCATGCTTGAACtagagtagtggaaggatgggtgacctaccGAGAAGTAATTCTCGATACCGTGTAAGTTAGGTCAAAGCTCGGCGAAAGGTCATGTTGTGATTGCAAGATCAGTAAACAATAATTTTGAgccttcaaaaaaaattaacgcaCTATCTGTCGGATGTGATGGGATCCACGGGATGAATGAGCCAGCAAGGGTGgtccattagccgtgggcggtcgCGCCGTTACATATTTAGCTGATATTAGGAGACACTCAATGGTCCAAAAGTTTATGTAGATACATCCTCAAGATGATAGTCAATAAAAAGAAGttcatttttgaaaaagaaacaaGTTAAATAGTTTATCTTTTGTTGCACTGTTAGGGATAGGCATTCGGGTATCTATTCGGTTTCGGTTCATGTCTATTTTAATTATGGGTTTTtggatttaaatattttagcctcattcggatatttaaaaacttggttcggttcgggttcagataacccatataaatttttttaagaattaaaattcatatatgctttaaatttttcacaatctaaaaataaaattaatatataacatataaattttaataatatatgccAAAACACCTAAACTTCACATAAAAATTGGTTAGGTTGAATCTTTGGATGAAGaattattagatattttaagtattttggtgGCTTGAGTATTGTGTAGCGatttagatatttacttttgattatataaagatattttaaagtattttggaCAGCTTAGAGATATCTTATACATTGTAGATATTTTTtggatattataaaaataactaGTATATTTAATCATAAAATATGATTCCAATCTATTCGGATACCCGAAATAATTGGATT
The nucleotide sequence above comes from Brassica napus cultivar Da-Ae chromosome A9, Da-Ae, whole genome shotgun sequence. Encoded proteins:
- the LOC125577594 gene encoding zinc finger MYM-type protein 1-like → MERYYNKTSASDSKRNLDKLDNSDDLDSLPWDPAERKKISQYLPNQKDEVRRKYLTRGPCQPYGHVFQKKKFGTTMRRFNPAWFEKYGNWLEYSVSKDKAFCLCCYLFRDDIPKQGGNYAFVTEGFSCWKKPEALSEHVGGINSFHNIAVKRCDDLMNQGQSIVHAFYKQDDVVKNEYRIRLNASVDASRYLLRQGLPFRGHDEGKDSANKGNFVELLKYTGEQNDAVSKVILENAPKNNQMVSQVIQKDIVHCFAQEVLKSIMEEIDHGVFGLMVDESADVSNKEQMAVVFRFVDKSGLVKERFVGVTHVKETSSLSLKSAVDDLFAKHGLSLKQLRGQGYDGASNMKGQFNGLRALVARENSSAYYVHCFAHQLQLVVVAVAKKSFEVSNFFDMVSTLLNVVVASCKRKDTLLDMNRKRVEEGIDSGDINTGTGQNQEISLPRPGNTRWGSHYKTLLRLVELFPSVIEILESVQDEGADDSKRCQAYGLLKYFHTFDCVFYLQLMLFILGVTENLSMALQMKNQDISNAMSLVDSTKRELQKFREDGWDLLIGKVSSFCEKNKATMLVMDEEFVDLRRPRKKTGVTNLHHYKVNCFYAVMDLQLQELNDRFTEVNTDLLICMASLSPANSFREFDKSKLLRLVKFYPDDFSFGECLSMEHHLGIYIDNIKNDERFKNLKNLGDLSRLLVETKKHLVHPLVYRLLKLVLTLPVATASVERCFSAMKLVKTATRNRIGDEFLSDCLVCYIEKELFESVTNETVVKRFQSMRERRIHL
- the LOC106443229 gene encoding phenylacetaldehyde reductase-like, translated to MSSEEEKTVCVTGASGYIASWIVKLLLLRGYTVKASVRDPNDPRKTEHLLALEGAEERLQLFKANLLEEGSFDSAIDGCQGVFHTASPFYHDVKDPQAELLDPAVKGTINVLSTCLKTPSVKRVVLTSSIAAVAFNGMPRTPDTIVDESWFADPEYCRAAKLWYVLSKTLAENAAWKFAKENDMQLVSINAAMVIGPLLQPTLNTSAAAVLSLIKGAQTFPNATFGWVNVKDVANAHIQAFENPDANGRYCLVERVAHYSEVVNILHDLYPDFQLPEKCADEKIFIPTYKVSKEKAESLGVEFVPLEVSIKETVESLQDKGFIRF
- the BNAA09G53620D gene encoding uncharacterized protein BNAA09G53620D; amino-acid sequence: MDAVSAVNQTLPISDDEAVKFTTYSTAVHKVIVMVNAGLIGLLQLINQQSSVLETHKAAFLSFCVFALFYAVLRVREAIDVGLRPGIAPRLSGHTSHLFGGLAALMLISVVCATFALVLLLMWFLWLSAIIYSILDEFIVYSKANKSGAGSRPSLPL